From Megalobrama amblycephala isolate DHTTF-2021 linkage group LG24, ASM1881202v1, whole genome shotgun sequence, the proteins below share one genomic window:
- the eno3 gene encoding beta-enolase isoform X1 yields MSISKIHAREILDSRGNPTVEVDLYTSKGRFRAAVPSGASTGVHEALELRDGDKTRYLGKGTQKAVDHVNKEIAPKLIEKKFSVVDQEKIDKFMLELDGTENKSKFGANAILGVSLAVCKAGAAEKGVPLYRHIADLAGNKDVILPVPAFNVINGGSHAGNKLAMQEFMILPVGAKNFHEAMRIGAEVYHNLKNVIKAKYGKDATNVGDEGGFAPNILENNEALELLKSAIEKAGYPDKIIIGMDVAASEFFKSGKYDLDFKSPDDPKRHITGEQLGDLYKSFIKNYPVQSIEDPFDQDDWENWSKFTGSVDIQVVGDDLTVTNPKRIQQACEKKACNCLLLKVNQIGSVTESIQACKLAQSNGWGVMVSHRSGETEDTFIADLVVGLCTGQIKTGAPCRSERLAKYNQLMRIEEELGDKAKFAGKDFRHPKL; encoded by the exons atgTCCATCAGTAAGATTCACGCTCGTGAAATCCTCGACTCTAGAGGAAATCCCACTGTTGAAGTAGATCTTTACACAAGTAAAG GTCGTTTCCGGGCGGCTGTTCCCAGCGGCGCTTCCACTGGAGTTCATGAGGCTCTGGAGCTCCGAGATGGAGACAAAACCCGTTACCTGGGCAAAG gtACCCAGAAGGCCGTGGACCATGTGAACAAGGAGATCGCTCCCAAACTGATTGAGAAG AAGTTCAGTGTCGTTGACCAGGAGAAAATTGACAAGTTCATGCTGGAACTTGATGGAACCGAGAACAAAT CTAAGTTTGGTGCTAACGCTATCCTGGGTGTGAGTCTGGCCGTGTGTAAGGCCGGCGCCGCTGAGAAGGGAGTCCCGCTGTACCGCCACATCGCCGACCTCGCCGGAAACAAAGACGTGATCCTCCCCGTACCC GCGTTTAACGTCATCAACGGAGGCTCTCACGCCGGCAACAAACTGGCCATGCAGGAGTTCATGATCCTCCCCGTGGGCGCCAAGAACTTCCACGAGGCCATGAGGATCGGTGCCGAGGTTTACCACAACCTGAAGAACGTCATCAAAGCCAAATACGGCAAAGACGCCACCAATGTAGGAGACGAGGGCGGTTTCGCACCCAACATCCTCGAGAACAACGAGG CTCTTGAGCTGTTGAAGTCCGCCATCGAGAAGGCCGGCTATCCTGATAAGATCATCATCGGCATGGATGTTGCAGCATCAGAGTTCTTCAAGAGCGGAAAATATGATCTGGACTTCAAGTCACCTGATGACCCCAAGCGCCACATCACTGGAGAGCAGCTGGGAGATCTATACAAGAGCTTCATTAAGAACTAcccag TCCAGTCCATTGAGGATCCATTTGACCAGGATGACTGGGAGAACTGGAGCAAGTTTACGGGATCTGTTGATATCCAGGTGGTGggagatgatctgactgtgacAAACCCCAAACGCATCCAGCAGGCGTGTGAGAAGAAGGCCTGCAACTGCCTCCTGCTTAAAGTCAACCAGATCGGCTCTGTCACCGAGTCCATCCAGGC TTGTAAACTGGCTCAGTCTAATGGTTGGGGTGTGATGGTGAGCCATCGCTCCGGCGAGACCGAGGACACCTTCATCGCTGACCTGGTGGTCGGTCTCTGCACAGGACAG ATCAAGACCGGCGCCCCCTGCAGATCAGAGCGTTTGGCAAAGTACAACCAGCTGATGAG GATCGAGGAAGAGCTCGGTGACAAGGCCAAGTTTGCGGGAAAAGACTTCCGCCACCCAAAACTCTAA
- the eno3 gene encoding beta-enolase isoform X2: protein MSISKIHAREILDSRGNPTVEVDLYTSKGRFRAAVPSGASTGVHEALELRDGDKTRYLGKGTQKAVDHVNKEIAPKLIEKKFSVVDQEKIDKFMLELDGTENKSKFGANAILGVSLAVCKAGAAEKGVPLYRHIADLAGNKDVILPVPAFNVINGGSHAGNKLAMQEFMILPVGAKNFHEAMRIGAEVYHNLKNVIKAKYGKDATNVGDEGGFAPNILENNEALELLKSAIEKAGYPDKIIIGMDVAASEFFKSGKYDLDFKSPDDPKRHITGEQLGDLYKSFIKNYPVQSIEDPFDQDDWENWSKFTGSVDIQVVGDDLTVTNPKRIQQACEKKACNCLLLKVNQIGSVTESIQA from the exons atgTCCATCAGTAAGATTCACGCTCGTGAAATCCTCGACTCTAGAGGAAATCCCACTGTTGAAGTAGATCTTTACACAAGTAAAG GTCGTTTCCGGGCGGCTGTTCCCAGCGGCGCTTCCACTGGAGTTCATGAGGCTCTGGAGCTCCGAGATGGAGACAAAACCCGTTACCTGGGCAAAG gtACCCAGAAGGCCGTGGACCATGTGAACAAGGAGATCGCTCCCAAACTGATTGAGAAG AAGTTCAGTGTCGTTGACCAGGAGAAAATTGACAAGTTCATGCTGGAACTTGATGGAACCGAGAACAAAT CTAAGTTTGGTGCTAACGCTATCCTGGGTGTGAGTCTGGCCGTGTGTAAGGCCGGCGCCGCTGAGAAGGGAGTCCCGCTGTACCGCCACATCGCCGACCTCGCCGGAAACAAAGACGTGATCCTCCCCGTACCC GCGTTTAACGTCATCAACGGAGGCTCTCACGCCGGCAACAAACTGGCCATGCAGGAGTTCATGATCCTCCCCGTGGGCGCCAAGAACTTCCACGAGGCCATGAGGATCGGTGCCGAGGTTTACCACAACCTGAAGAACGTCATCAAAGCCAAATACGGCAAAGACGCCACCAATGTAGGAGACGAGGGCGGTTTCGCACCCAACATCCTCGAGAACAACGAGG CTCTTGAGCTGTTGAAGTCCGCCATCGAGAAGGCCGGCTATCCTGATAAGATCATCATCGGCATGGATGTTGCAGCATCAGAGTTCTTCAAGAGCGGAAAATATGATCTGGACTTCAAGTCACCTGATGACCCCAAGCGCCACATCACTGGAGAGCAGCTGGGAGATCTATACAAGAGCTTCATTAAGAACTAcccag TCCAGTCCATTGAGGATCCATTTGACCAGGATGACTGGGAGAACTGGAGCAAGTTTACGGGATCTGTTGATATCCAGGTGGTGggagatgatctgactgtgacAAACCCCAAACGCATCCAGCAGGCGTGTGAGAAGAAGGCCTGCAACTGCCTCCTGCTTAAAGTCAACCAGATCGGCTCTGTCACCGAGTCCATCCAGGCGTGA
- the si:ch73-265d7.2 gene encoding C-type natriuretic peptide 2, translating to MAFSSPLNFTSSLLPALLMLLIIITVTMQVEGRPSPRQSDAQVLQDLFGLKIGSLLLAHPEVIEGSADAAPPLSNGLQSPRPPSRVFLDFMSRHRKLQGRSRKVVARGCFGMKVDRIGVISGLGC from the exons ATGGCTTTTTCATCTCCTCTAAACTTTACCTCCTCTCTTCTTCCTGCTCTCCTCAtgctcctcatcatcatcaccgtAACAATGCAGGTAGAGGGACGGCCGTCGCCACGCCAATCAGATGCTCAG GTTCTGCAGGATTTGTTTGGGCTGAAGATCGGCTCTCTTCTATTGGCTCATCCAGAGGTCATCGAGGGGTCAGCAGACGCCGCCCCTCCCCTCTCAAACGGGCTGCAGTCGCCCCGCCCACCGTCACGTGTGTTTCTGGACTTCATGAGCCGTCACAGGAAGCTGCAGGGGCGGAGCCGAAAGGTCGTTGCGCGGGGGTGTTTCGGGATGAAGGTGGACCGGATCGGGGTCATCAGCGGTCTGGGATGCTGA
- the zgc:85858 gene encoding stress-associated endoplasmic reticulum protein 1 → MSAVQRMKVANEKHSKTITQRGHVQKTTRVVSEEKSPVGPWLLALFVFVVCGSAIFQIIQSIRQGM, encoded by the exons ATGTCGGCGGTGCAGCGGATGAAAGTAGCAAACGAGAAGCACAGCAAGACGATTACTCAGAGAGGACACGTGCAGAAAACCACG CGCGTGGTGAGTGAGGAGAAGTCTCCGGTGGGTCCGTGGCTCCTCGCGCTCTTCGTGTTCGTGGTCTGTGGCTCAG CCATCTTCCAGATCATCCAGAGCATCAGGCAGGGAATGTAA